In Musa acuminata AAA Group cultivar baxijiao chromosome BXJ3-9, Cavendish_Baxijiao_AAA, whole genome shotgun sequence, a single genomic region encodes these proteins:
- the LOC135649791 gene encoding ubiquitin-conjugating enzyme E2 variant 1D-like, whose amino-acid sequence MGTEGSRVVVPRNFRLLEELERGEKGIGDGTVSYGMDDADDIYMRSWTGTIIGPHNTVHEGRIYQLKLFCDEDYPDKPPTVRFQTRINMTCINQETGVVEPGLFPMLANWQREYTMEDILRSLKKEMLAPQNRKLNQPPEGNADQRMEQKDLVPRCLIL is encoded by the exons TTCCAAGAAACTTCAGATTGTTGGAAGAGCTTGAGAGGGGAGAGAAGGGTATTGGTGATGGTACGGTCAGCTATGGAATGGATGATGCTGATGATATTTACATGCGTTCCTGGACAGGGACAATTATTGGTCCACACAAT ACTGTTCATGAAGGGCGGATATATCAGCTGAAACTGTTTTGCGATGAAGACTACCCTGATAAACCCCCAACCGTTAGGTTCCAGACGCGGATAAACATGACATGCATCAACCAGGAAACTGGAGTG GTTGAACCTGGCCTATTTCCGATGCTTGCAAACTGGCAGAGGGAATACACTATGGAGGACATCTTAAGAAGCTTAAAAAAAGAAATGTTGGCTCCACAGAACCGGAAACTTAACCAGCCTCCAGAAG GCAATGCCGATCAAAGGATGGAACAGAAAGATTTAGTGCCGAGGTGTTTAATCCTTTAG
- the LOC135648308 gene encoding uncharacterized protein LOC135648308 has protein sequence MATLRSFSFKPLAPPGHLPFFPLRPKRWTLELASFSSSFSPGRLRFVGSQCFVSRSSGRRRRCTPIKAKATDYYGTLNLRRNSTLQEIKSAYRSLARKYHPDMNKSPGAEEKFKEISAAYEVLSDEEKRSLYDRYGEAGLQGEYGAAGVGPQGVDPFEVFHAFFGDSSGLFGGDMDPGGFSMNSRFTRSQGLDIRYDLSLSFEESVFGSQREVNVVRFETCDKCNGTGAKSSSCIKSCIECGGRGGMMNSQRTPFGIVSQVSTCSKCGGNGKLVTDFCRSCNGEGKIEGHRSIKVDIPAGVNDGYTIQINGEGSYDKKRGVVGNVYLFLHVNEKPGFRRDGLNLFSEVSIDYTEAILGTVVKVETVEGYKDLQIPSGTQPGETLKFTNMGVPNLRRPSVRGDHHFVVRVEIPKNISDEERLLVEKLASLRATKDSSIGSKGMHQDNMYKYSEKRKTRASRKRMNNSFWSYMKNLFGASQTGTGIASISLQAPVPAWMPHPKADPSTVAAYGAFAVTGILYLICRISGILSVPQKNFLTPQRLEKEDEY, from the exons ATGGCGACTCTCCGTTCCTTCTCCTTTAAACCCTTGGCTCCGCCGGGACACCTCCCCTTCTTTCCCCTGCGTCCGAAGCGCTGGACGCTGGAATTGGCCTCCTTTTCCTCCAGCTTCTCCCCCGGGAGACTGCGCTTCGTCGGCTCCCAGTGCTTCGTCTCGAGATCGAGCGGCCGTCGCCGCAGATGCACCCCGATTAAAGCTAAGGCGACGGACTACTACGGGACGCTGAACCTCAGAAGGAATTCTACCCTCCAGGAGATCAAGAGTGCCTACAGGAGCCTCGCACGAAAG TATCATCCTGACATGAATAAAAGTCCCGGAGCAGAAGAAAAGTTCAAAGAAATTAGTGCTGCATATGAG GTGCTATCAGATGAGGAAAAAAGATCTTTATATGATCGATATGGTGAAGCAGGTTTACAAGGAGAATATGGAGCTGCAGGTGTTGGTCCACAGGGA GTTGATCCTTTTGAAGTCTTTCATGCATTCTTTGGTGACTCAAGTGGACTTTTTGGGGGTGACATGGACCCTGGGGGATTCAGCATGAATTCAAGATTCACTCGCAGCCAGGGACTTGATATTCG GTATGACCTTTCTTTAAGCTTTGAAGAATCAGTATTTGGAAGCCAGCGGGAAGTAAATGTTGTCCGGTTTGAAACTTGTGACAAGTGCAACGGCACTGGTGCAAAATCTAGCAGTTGCATAAAGTCTTGTATAGAATGTGGAGGTAGGGGTGGCATGATGAATTCCCAGAGAACACCATTTGGCATTGTATCTCAG GTTTCTACTTGCTCGAAATGTGGTGGTAATGGCAAGCTTGTTACTGATTTCTGTAGAAGCTGTAATGGAGAAGGAAAAATAGAAGGCCATAGAAGTATAAAAGTAGATATACCAGCTGGTGTTAATGATGGGTATACCATTCAAATTAATGGAGAGGGAAGCTATGATAAGAAAAG AGGTGTAGTTGGCAATGTTTATCTTTTCCTCCATGTCAATGAAAAGCCAGGCTTCCGAAGAGATGGTCTCAACTTATTCTCAGAAGTCAGCATAGACTATACTGAGGCGATACTGGGAACTGTAGTCAAG GTTGAAACAGTGGAAGGATATAAAGATCTTCAAATTCCTTCTGGCACACAACCAGGAGAGACATTGAAGTTCACTAACATGGGAGTTCCAAACCTTAGGAGGCCTTCAGTTAGAGGTGATCATCATTTTGTTGTAAGGGTAGAGATTCCGAAGAATATCAG TGACGAAGAGAGATTACTAGTTGAAAAGTTAGCATCTTTGAGGGCTACAAAGGATAGTTCTATCGGATCGAAAG GGATGCATCAGGATAATATGTACAAGTATTCTGAAAAGAGAAAAACTCGGGCTTCACGAAAAAGGATGAATAATTCATTCTGGAGCTACATGAAGAACTTGTTTGG AGCAAGCCAAACTGGAACTGGGATTGCATCCATTAGCCTACAAGCACCAGTACCGGCATGGATGCCTCATCCCAAAGCTGATCCCTCGACTGTTGCCGCTTATGGAGCTTTTGCAGTGACAGGCATCTTGTATTTGATATGTAGAATTAGCGGCATCTTATCAGTACCACAAAAGAACTTCTTGACTCCACAAAgattagaaaaagaagatgagtACTAG
- the LOC135648309 gene encoding pre-mRNA splicing factor SR-like 1 isoform X4, protein MEIQTSGRPIDTLLEKVLSMNILSSDYFKELYRLKTYHEVIDEIYNQVDHVEPWMTGNCRGPSTAFCLLYKFFTMKLTVKQMHGLLKHPDSPYIRAIGFLYLRYVADPKTLWTWFEPYIKDGEEISPGSNGRLTTMGIYVRDLLLGQSML, encoded by the exons ATGGAAATACAAACTTCTGGCAGACCTATTGATACTTTGCTGGAGAAGGTTCTTTCCATGAACATTCTTTCTTCTGATTATTTCAAAGAGCTTTACAGATTGAAGACGTACCATGAAGTTATTGATGAGATCTATAACCAAGTCGATCATGTCGAACCATGGATGACTGGAAATTGCAGAGGTCCTTCCACGGCATTTTGTCTACTTTATAAGTTCTTTACAATGAAACTCACTGTCAAGCAAATGCATGGGCTTCTGAAGCATCCTGATTCACCTTATATAAGAGCT ATTGGCTTTCTCTATCTGCGTTATGTTGCAGATCCAAAGACATTATGGACTTGGTTTGAGCCATACATTAAGGATGGCGAG GAAATTTCTCCTGGTTCTAATGGTCGCCTTACAACAATGGGAATATATGTGCGTGATCTTCTTCTTGGGCAG AGTATGCTTTGA
- the LOC135648309 gene encoding pre-mRNA splicing factor SR-like 1 isoform X5: protein MEIQTSGRPIDTLLEKVLSMNILSSDYFKELYRLKTYHEVIDEIYNQVDHVEPWMTGNCRGPSTAFCLLYKFFTMKLTVKQMHGLLKHPDSPYIRAIQRHYGLGLSHTLRMARKFLLVLMVALQQWEYMCVIFFLGRVCFERRSQ, encoded by the exons ATGGAAATACAAACTTCTGGCAGACCTATTGATACTTTGCTGGAGAAGGTTCTTTCCATGAACATTCTTTCTTCTGATTATTTCAAAGAGCTTTACAGATTGAAGACGTACCATGAAGTTATTGATGAGATCTATAACCAAGTCGATCATGTCGAACCATGGATGACTGGAAATTGCAGAGGTCCTTCCACGGCATTTTGTCTACTTTATAAGTTCTTTACAATGAAACTCACTGTCAAGCAAATGCATGGGCTTCTGAAGCATCCTGATTCACCTTATATAAGAGCT ATCCAAAGACATTATGGACTTGGTTTGAGCCATACATTAAGGATGGCGAG GAAATTTCTCCTGGTTCTAATGGTCGCCTTACAACAATGGGAATATATGTGCGTGATCTTCTTCTTGGGCAG AGTATGCTTTGAGAGGAGATCTCAGTAG